The Pseudophryne corroboree isolate aPseCor3 chromosome 2, aPseCor3.hap2, whole genome shotgun sequence genome has a segment encoding these proteins:
- the FHL3 gene encoding four and a half LIM domains protein 3 — translation MSEPFDCDSCKESLYGRKYIQMEEGPYCIPCYDSLFANTCNECKELISHDSRELYYEDRHYHENCFRCFRCERSLADEPFTCQDAELLCNDCYCSEFSSKCISCEKTVMPGSRKLEYNGQTWHEHCFICNSCKQPIGSRSFIPDNQAHYCIPCYESKLAPRCTHCKKSLTKGGVTYRDEPWHKECFVCTGCKIQLAGQQFTSQDEKPYCIKCFGNLYAKKCSGCTKPITGFGGGKYFSFEDRHWHQSCFNCSRCSCSLIGKGFIPDNKDILCRDCNSDL, via the exons ATGAGTGAGCCATTTGACTGTGATAGCTGTAAGGAATCTCTATATGGAAGGAAGTATATCCAAATGGAAGAAGGACCTTACTGTATACCATGCTATGACAGCCTGTTTGCCAACACATGTAATGAGTGTAAAGAACTGATTAGCCATGATTCAAGG GAGCTGTATTATGAGGATCGTCATTATCATGAAAATTGCTTCCGATGCTTCCGCTGTGAACGGTCACTTGCAGATGAGCCCTTTACATGTCAAGATGCGGAACTATTGTGTAATGATTGCTACTGCAGTGAATTCTCCTCTAAGTGCATCAGTTGTGAAAAAACAGTCATGCCAG GCTCTCGTAAATTGGAATACAATGGGCAGACCTGGCACGAACATTGCTTTATTTGTAATAGCTGCAAGCAACCTATTGGATCCCGCTCATTTATACCTGATAACCAGGCCCATTATTGCATCCCATGCTATGAGAGCAAGTTAGCTCCACGCTGTACACATTGCAAAAAG TCGCTGACCAAAGGAGGGGTGACTTACCGGGATGAGCCATGGCATAAAGAATGTTTTGTATGTACTGGTTGTAAGATCCAACTGGCTGGACAACAGTTTACTTCTCAGGATGAAAAGCCATATTGTATAAAGTGCTTTGGAAATCTATATGCCAAGAAATGCTCTGGATGTACTAAACCTATCACAG GTTTTGGTGGAGGAAAGTATTTCTCCTTTGAAGACCGACACTGGCATCAAAGCTGTTTCAACTGCTCCCGTTGCTCATGCTCCCTGATAGGAAAGGGTTTTATTCCAGATAATAAGGACATTCTGTGCCGTGATTGTAACAGTGACCTATAG